The nucleotide window ATCTGCGATGCACGTCGGGCGAAGTCTCGCCGGCTTCCAGCGAATTCGACATGTGCGACGCCTTGAGGCGCGTGCCGGTCTGATACGCGAGACCGCATCCGCTCTGGCACAAGGCCAGCAGCGTCAGTGCGAGCATCGCGGGCAGGTAAAATCGATTCATCGGCGCGATTGTGTTGGCCCGATGCGCCGATGTCAACGCGTCCGGCGCACGGAACCAACTTCCACCACAGTATGCTATACAGCTAGCGATGTGTGAGCGAGGAGTCGCGGATGGCGCGTAAGCTGACATTGGTGAAAGGAGCGTCGCAGCGCGGAGCGCTGGTCTATGGCATGCGCCTGTTCGAGCAGACGGGTATCGCGGCCGTCGATGAAGCGCACGTCACGCTTGCCGATGGCAGTAGCGGGCGTGTAACGATGCATCTGATCGAGGGCACGCGGGCGCAAATCCGCCGCCAACTGATGCGCAGTATCGACGCGTTTTTCGAACTGCTCGACGAAAGCTGAAGTTCGCAAATACTAACATCCGCGGGAGTCGATCTGCGGGAGGGAAATGAAGTCATGGATTTGAAGTTCATCAAATATGAGAAGCGCAACCATATCGCGTACATCACGCTGAATCGCCCGGAGCGGATGAACGCGCTCCATCCGCCTTGCCATATCGAGATGGACGGCGTGTGGGACGACTTCATGGCCGACAAGGCAATGTGGGTCGCGATTATCACGGGCGCCGGCGAGAAGGCGTTTTCGGCGGGCAACGATTTGCGCTGGACCGCGGAGAATCGCGGGATCGTGACCGACGCGCTGCGCGGGAAGGGCGGCTTCGCCGGCATCACGGCGCGCTACGATATCACCAAGCCGATCATCGCGGCGGTCAACGGCTTCGCGCTCGGCGGAGGGTTCGAGATCGCGCTCGCATGCGATATTATTATCGCTGCCGAGCACGCGCGCTTCGGATTGCCCGAGCCGCGCGTCGGATTGATGGCGGGGGCTGGCGGAGTGCATCGCTTGCCGCGCCATATCCCGCTCAAAATCGCGATGGGCATGATGCTCACGGGCAAGCATGTCACGGCAGAGGAAGCTCATCGTTGGGGAGTCGTCAACGAAGTCGTTGCGATGAAAGATCTGATTCCGACGGCGGAACGATGGGCCAGCGAGATCATGGAATGCTCGCCGCTGTCGGTGCGGGCGTCGAAGGAAGCGGCGATGAACGGGCTTGGGATGACGACCGAGGCGGCAATCGCGAAGCATTACGATTTGTCTACGAAGCTGTTTCGATCGAAGGACGCGGTCGAAGGACCGTTGGCATTCTCCGAAAAACGCAAGCCGAACTGGACCGGCGAATGATCCAGTAAACGATGCCGGAGTCCGACCAACTGTGGCAGATGATCACTACGCTGGCGCTGCTGGCGGCGAGCGTCGGGTATCCGCCGGTCCAGGCCGGGGCGTTCTGGACGATGGTGGCATTTTACGGCGTGGTTTCGGTGTTGTTCGACGACGAGACGCCGCGCGGGATTCCGGGTATCGAAGAGATCTACGCATTGCGGCCGGAGTTCAGGGAGAACAAAAACTGAGTTTCCGGTTACGCGGAGCACTCGGCGAATTGAGTGATCAGTCGTGCAGCACCGCCGATCGGGTTGTGCTATGATGGTCAGTATAGGTGCAAAATGAGGAATGGCTCACTGATTCCCTCTCCGATTCTCGAAACGCTCCAGGAATCCGAAGGAACGCTGAACAGCGTGCTTTCCGAACTGGCCGAAGACAAGATCAAGGCAGATCCGAAGATTTCGCAGCGGAAACTGGCTGAGTATCTGGCCGATCAGATGGGCTATCGCGGCGCGAAAAACGTCGAGGCGTTGCTCGCAGCGCGCGAGCGCAGCGCCAAATCGAGCCGCGCGGTCGGTCTGACCAAGTAGGCTTTCTTGCAATGTGCTGGCCTCCGCCCGCACAGGACTCGCCATTGCTCCGCGGAGCGAACAATCTCGCGGAGCGAGGGATCCCATTGATGGTATTCCTCGCTCCGCGCATGATTTTTCGCGGATGAGTGATCTCGCCACTGCTTCATCACCAAGGCGAAGCCTGCCGTCCTATGCCACTCGGGTGACGGAACGAGAGGTAAAAGAAGCCGGGATCTTTCGACTCCGGCAGCCTCCGCTCAAGATGACGGATGAGGACCGGCGAGGCCTCCCCTCAAGATGACGGATTGGGCATTCGGTTCACGATGACGGGGGACCAGACCCGCTGTCGGTGTGTGAGCCCGTTTGTAGCTGAACGATTCGGCTTTTGACGTATGTGCCGGGGCGCTAGTCTTCGAGCAGTTTCTTGATCGTCTTCAGATCCTCGCGCACCTCGTTCAGCACGCGCCGCGCCGATCCGTCGAGCGCCGGAGCCTGATGCGCCGACGACGATTGCTGCGAGGCCTTCTGCGCCGCCGCGAGCATCTTCGATTTGCCGGCGAGCAACTCGTCGAGGCCGGCTTCCCTGATGTGCTTGTTGGCGCCCGCGATCGTGAACCCTTCGTCGTGCAGCAATCGCTTGATCAGGCGCAGCACTTGGAGGTCCCTCTCCTGGTAGAAGCGATGCTTGGTGCGGGTGTGCTTAGGCTTCAGAAACTGAAACTGAGTTTCCCAGAAGCGCAGCACGAAGGTCTCGACCCCGAGAATCTTGGCCGCTTCGCCGATCTTCAAACCGCGCTCGGGAGTTGCCGCGTTCGAGCCTGACGCAGGCGGCTGCGGGTTACGCCTCCGAACAGATGGATGGCGTGTTTTTCCAGTCATGATTTATTTTTCGTACCGTTGTTAACCCGGTCCTTCAAAACCTGGCTCGGCTTGAAGGTCAATACGCGGCGCGAAACGATCGTAATCGGCTGGCCGGTCTGCGGATTGCGACCCTTGCGCGCATGCTTTTGATTTACCACAAAGGTGCCGAAGCCGGAGACCTTGACTTTTTGGCCCTGGCGCAGCGAATCCCGGATAATCGCGAACACCGCATCGACGACTTCGCAGGCTTCCTTCTTCGAGGAACCTACACGCTCGTAGATCAGATCCACGAGATCTGCCTTGGTCATGCCCTGCGGCGTATGTTTCCCCACCCGCGTCAGGCACGCTCTACTGCCTCAACTCCGCCCCCAATCGCGCCTGCGCCTGCTCCACCAGCAGCGCATGAACGCGGTTGACCTCCTCATCTGTCAGCGTGCGATCCTTCGCCCGATATCGGCAAGCCAGCGCTATGCTCTTCCGTCCCGCCGCCACTGCGGTCCCCTCGTACACGTCGAAGACCTCGACGCTTTCCAGCAGTGACGAGCCGCACTCCCGAATGGTCCTGACTATCACATCCGCCGGGAAATTTCGATCCAGAACCAGCGCCAGATCGCGCCGTATCGCAGGAAATCTCGGTGGCGCCTCAATCGTTTTGCGCGGCCAGAAACCATAAGAAATGAGTTGCGCTAAGTCAAGTTCGAACAGCGCGCATGGGTCGTTCAAGTCGAGCCGCATCGCTTCCGCGGGATGCAATTCGCCGATTAGGCCGACCGCTTCGCCGTCGAGCATAACGATCGCTCCGCGTCCCGGATGAAGAAACGGCGCCTCGCCATCTGCGACCGGCCGGAATGCGACCCGCGACGCGATTCCAATCGCGTCGAGATAAGTTTCGAGCACGCCCTTCATCGAAAAGAAGCCCGCCTTCACTCCATGCTCGCCGATTGCCGCCAGCGCGTAGGTTCCGTAACTGATCGCGGCAAGCCGATTCTGCTCGAGCGGCAGATCGCCTTCCATCGCGAACGTCTTGCCGATTTCGAATGCGTGAAAACTGTTGGCCTCGCGATTCAGATTGAAACGTAGCGCGGTGACCAGACCGGCGGCGAGGCTGAGTCGCAGTTCGCTCAGTTCAGCCGAGAGCGGATTCGTCACCTTCACCGGCGCCGCGCTCGATTGCGCGCCGGGAAAACGCTGATTCTCGACCGGCGCGGTGAACGCGAGCGTCGTCGCCTCGGTGAGGCCGCAGCCGAGCATCACCTCGCGCGTGCCCTTGATAAACTCGCGCTCGGGATTGACGTTGGCGAGCTTCGCGATCCGCGCGGGCATCGCCGCCGGGATGTCCTCGAGGCCGCTGAGACGCGCGACTTCCTCGACCAGGTCGGCCTGTTCGTTCAGGTCGGAACGAAACGACGGCGGAATCACCGCGAGCGTCGATTTGCTGCGCGTCGTAACTTGCGCGCCGAGCGATTTGAGCCGGCTCTTCGCAGTCGCGGCCGGAGTCGCGACCCCCAGCAATGCTTCCATCGCGTTGAGATCGAGGATGATTTCGCGCGGCTCGGCTTTGCGCGGTTCGAAATCCGCGATGATCGAAGATTCGCGGCCGCCTGCGATTCTGCGAATCAGCTCGGCGACTCGAATCAGCGCGGCGACCTGCCCGGCGCGATCGATTCCGCGCTCGAAACGATAACTGGCTTCGCTGCGGAGTCCGAGGCGCCGCGCAGTCCGCGCGATCGTCATCGGCTCGAAGTACGCGCTCTCGAGCAGGATGGTCTCGGTCGCTTCGCCGACCTCGGAATTGAGGCCGCCCATCACGCCCGCGATCGCGAGCGGCTTCTCTGAATCGGCGATCAGCAAATCATCCGATTCGAGCGTGCGCGCGACGTTGTCCAGCGTCGTGAACGCGCGCGTAGCGCCCGCGCGTCGCACGACGATCCGGCCATCGGCGATTTTCGTCCAGTCGAAAGCGTGCAACGGCTGCCCAAGTTCGAGCATCACGTAATTGGTCGCATCGACGACGTTGTTGAGCGCGCGCATCCCACTGAGTTCGAGGCGGCGCCGCAGCCACGCGGGCGAGGGTCCGAGCTTGATATTTGACATCGCGAGCGCGGCGTAGCGCGGGCATAAATCGATCGCGTCGATCGTCACGGAAATCTGCGCGGCGTCGGGGGATGCGGGCGAATGCGTCGCGCGCAACTTCGGTGCGCGGAGCTTGACGCCGAACAGCGCCGACACTTCGCGCGCGAGTCCGAGGATCGAAAGACAATCGCCGCGATTCGGCGTGATCTCGACGTCCAGGATCGTGTCGTCCAGATGCAGATAGTTCGAGACGTCCGCGCCGATCGGAGCGTCGGCGCTGAGCGCGAGGATGCCGGCGTGATCCTGCGAGAGCCCGAGCTCACGCTCCGAACAGAGCATCCCTTCCGATTGCACGCCGCGAATCGTCGCCGCTTCCAGCGGCGGTTCCTTGCCAAGCCTCGCGCCGACCAGCGCGAGTGGGGCTACCATTCCGGCCTTCACATTGGGCGCGCCGCACACGACCTTGAATTTGCCTTTCTCGCCCGCGTCGACCTCGCAAAGATTCAAACGATCCGCGTTCGGATGCTTTTCGACGTGCAGCACCTTGGCCGCGAACACGCCGGCGAATCCGGGCGCGAGCCGCTCGATATTTTCGACCACCAGGCCCGCGAAACTTAAGCGCCGCGCGATTTCGTCCGCGCTCGCATCGAGGTTCACGAAATCCTTGAGCCAACTGAGCGGAAGCTTCATCGCGCGCCTCCACTCAAAGCCGGGAACTGCGCGAGGAATCTGAGATCGTTTTCAAAGAACAGCCGCATGTCATCGACGCCGAGCTTCAGCAATCCGGTGCGCTCGACGCCCATTCCAAAAGCGAAGCCCTGGTACTCGGCGGCGTCGTAGCCGACCGCGCGCAGCACGTTGGGATGAATCATTCCGCAGCCGAGCACTTCGGTCCATCCGGAATGCTTGCAGACGGGGCATCCAGCGCCGTCGCAGAGCAGGCAGTGGATGTCGAGTTCGGCGCTCGGTTCCGTGAACGGAAAATAGCTCGCGCGGAAGCGCACTGCGGCCGCGCCGAAAAACGCCTGCGCGAACTCGGTGAGCACGCCCTTCAGATGCGCCATCGTGACGCGCCCGATTTTATCGACCATGAAACCTTCGATCTGCGTGAACATCGGGGCCGCGCGCACGCTCAGATCGTCGCGCCGATAGCATTTGCCGGGACATACGATCGCAAGCGGCGGCCGGCGCTTTTCCATCACGCGAATCTGGCCGTTCGAGGTATGCGTGCGGAGCAGCATCCCGCCCTCGACGTAAAACGTATCTTGCATGTCGCGCGCCGGATGATGCTCCTTGAAGTTCAGCGCCTCGAAATTGTGGAAGTCGTCTTCGATATCCTGCGTCATCTCGACTTCGAAGCCGAGCGATTCGAAAATCTTAAGCATCTTCTCGAGGATGTCGGTCACCGGATGGATTCGCCCGCGCGCGATCCGCATGCCCGGCAGCGTCACGTCGTAGCGCTTTTCGTTGAGCGATTTCTCGAGCGTCGCCGCTTTCAGTTTCTCGCCGAGCGCCTCGACCCGCGCCTCGACTTCGCGCTTGATCTGATTGACGAGCTGCCCGATTGCGGGGCGCTCCTCGTTCGGCACCTCGCGCATCCGGCGCATGATTTCGGTGAGCTCGCCCGAGCGACCGAGCACGCGCACCCGGACCGCATCGACTTCCGCCTCGCCGGCGTCGTCGCCGAGTTCGGACATCGCGCGCCGCCTGATTTCCTCGAGTTGTTCCTTCATCGTAGTTCCCGCATCGTAGTTCCCGCATCAAAGTTCGTCGGTCCGAATTTTCTGCCACGGCTCTCTCGCGATCCGTTGCGCACAAAACAAAACACCATGTGGTGTTTACCACATGGTGTTTGGTGCGCAGTGCTTGAGCGGCGCGGCTCTATGCTGCTGCAGAGCCGAGCGCGCTTTTCGCGGCGCGCACCAGCTCGGTAAACAATCCGTCGCGCTCGATTGCGAGCGCCGCGAGCATCTTGCGATCGACATCGACGCCGGCCTTTTTGAGTCCGTCGATCAGCGCGCTGTACGAGATTCCGTTCTCCCGCGCGAGCGCGTTGATTCGCGCGATCCACAAGGCGCGGAACTCGCGCTTCTTCTGCTTGCGATCGCGATACGCGTAGGTGAGGCCCTTTTCGAGCGTCGAGCGGGCCTGCTTGTAAAGTTTGCGCCCGCCGACGAAGCCGGAGGCGAGTTTCAATTGTCGTTTGTGACGGCGGCGGCCTTGGGGTCCGCCTTTGACGCGAGGCATCGGAGTTTAGTCCTTCCTTGATTTTTGCCTTGATTGTATGTGCAAATCAGTGGCGATTGAGATCGTTCAGGCGTACGGCATCATCGCGCGAACTTTGGCGGCGTCGGCCTTGCCGAGAATCCCGGTCTTGCGGAGCCGCGCCTTCTGCTTCGGATCTTTGCTCGTAAACATATGCCGCGCGTACGCGTGCTTGAACTTGACCTTGCCCGACTTGCTGACGGTGAAGCGCTTGGCCGCGGTGCGGCTGGTTCTGATTTTCGGCATCGTCCCGCTAACTTCTCAACTCAAAAATTCTTGCGTTATCGCGGCGTCAACAGCACCGACATGCTACGCCCTTCCATTCGCGGCGTCCCTTCGGCCTGCGCGATATCCGTTACTTGCCCGATTATTCGCTCGATCAGCGCCCGTCCGAGTTCCGGATGAGTAATAGCACGGCCGCGGAACGAAACCGAAAGCTTAACACGATGCCCCTCCTCAACAAAACGCTTGATATGCTTCACTTTGAAGTCCACGTCGTGCTGCCCGGTCGCCGACCCCATCTTGACCTCTTTGATCATGGTGACGGTGTGCTTCTTCGAGTCGTGCGTTTTCTTCTTCTGCGCGTATCGATATTTGTCGAAATCCGTGACCCTGCAAACCGGCGGCACCGCCGTTGCCGATACTTCGACCAGATCGAGGCCGCGGCCTTCCGCAACTTTGATCGCGTCGCGCAACGGCAGGATTCCGACCTGGGTGCCGTCGGCATCGATTACGCGGACTTCTTGAGCGCGGATTTGGTTGTTCACGCGAATCGCGGGCTCTCGTGAGGGCGGGGTTCTGAAATCTCTTCGGATAAAGCACCTCCTCCGGCAAACGGCCGGATGATCCTTACTAAGCCGGAATCGGCTCCTTCTTCAATAGTTCGAGCAGATTTGCAAGCGGCATCGCGTTGCTCTTTTCGCCGCGCAACAACCGTAGCGATACCGATCGCTCGGCCGCTTCGCGCTCGCCGACGACGATCATGTACGGCACCTTGGCGATTTCGGCCTCGCGCACTTTGAATCCCAATTTTTCGTTGCGGATATCGGGATGCGCCCGGTATCCGTCGCGCTTCAGCAACTCGGCGATCTCTTTGGCGTAGTCCTCGACCTTTTCGCTGAGCGACAGCACGCGCACCTGCTCCGGCGCGAGCCAGAACGGCAGCACGCCGCCGGTATGCTCGATCAGCACGCCGATAAAGCGCTCGAGCGAACCGAGGATCGCGCGATGAATCATCACGGGACGCTCGGCGGCGCCACTGCTATTGATGTACGTCAGATCGAAGCGCTCGGGATTATTATAATCGAGCTGAATCGTCGCCACCTGCCATCGGCGCTTGAGCGCATCGGAAACGTAAATCTCGATCTTGGGCCCGTAAAACGCGCCCTCCTTGGGATTTATCTCGTATGCGATCTCGTTGCGGCTCATCGCGTTGCCGAGCTTGGCCTCGGTCATGCGCCACTGCTCTTCGGTGCCGAGATGCTGCTCGGGCATCGTCGCGAGCTTGAACTCGACGCGCTCGAAACCGAGGGCGCCGTACACGTCGCGCACCATCTGGAAATTGAGCGCGACCTCGTCTTCGATTTGATCTTCGCGGCAGAAAATATGCGCGTCGTCCTGCGAGAGCGATCGCACCCGCATCATGCCGTGCAGCGTGCCCGATCGCTCCGCGCGATGGAGCCGCGAGAACTCCGCAATCCGGAGCGGCAAATCGCGATACGAGCGCTTGTCGGCGCGATAAATAAAAGTATGCCCCGGGCAGTTCATCGGCTTCAGCGCGTACCCGTGATGCCATCCGTCGGGACCGGTATCGACGCTGGTCATCTCGCCCTCGGGGTCCGGCGAGATAAACATGTGCTCGCGGAAATTTTCCCAGTGCCCCGACGTATGCCACAGCTCGTTCTTGAACACTTGCGGCGTGACGACTTCGTCGAAGCCGTACCGATGATACAGCCGGCGAATGTAGTCGGTCAGTTCATTCAGGATGATCGTGCCCTTCGGCAGATAAAACGGCGAGCCCGGCGAAATCGGATCGAACAGGTAGAGCCCCATCTCGCGGCCGAGTTTCCGATGGTCGCGCTGGCGCGCAAGTTCGATCAGCCGCAGATGCTCGTCGAGCGCTTCCTTGGTCGCGAACGCGGTGCCGTAGATGCGCGAGAGCATCGCGTTATGCTCGTCGCCGCGCCAGTACGCGCCCGCGACGCTGGTCAGCTTGAATATCTTCAAATAGCGCGTCGAGGGGACGTGCGGCCCGCGGCAAAGATCCATCCAGTCGCCTTCGCGATAGATCGATACCGTGTCGTCGGGAATCCCCTGGATGATCTCGACCTTGTAGCTCTCGCCCATCGCGGTGAACTGGCGGATCGCATCTTCGCGCGCGATCTCGATTCGCTCGACCTTGAGATCGGCCTTAACTAGTTCGCGCATCTTCGCTTCGATCTTCGGCAGGTCCTCGACCGTGAACGGAGTCTTGGGCGCGAAATCGTAAAAAAAGCCGTCCTCGATCACCGGGCCAATCGTGACCTGGGTGCCGGGAAAAAGTTGTTGCACCGCCATCGCCATCAGGTGGGCCGTCGAGTGGCGAATCACGTCGAGCCCGTCGGGACTGTCCACCAGGATCGGCTCGACGACCGTGTCCTGCTCGATTTTGCGGGTGAGATCGACGACCTTGCCGTTGACGCGCGCGGCGACCAGGTCGCGTCCCGGGATATGCTTCAGCACGTCGCGCACGCTCGAGCCATGCGGCACGGCGCGGGATTCGCCGCTCACGGTGACGGTGACTTCGGAACTCATCAAGAGAAGATTGTAATCATTGCGGCGCGCGAAGCGAATTCAAACGCATCGGAGATCGCGAGGAGGCGCGAGCGGATTTCGTTGAGGAGCAAAAACGGCGGCACGACGCGCGAACCGATCGCCGGCCGAATCAAACTTTTGAGCGCTACTGGTAGGCACGGGCGGGATTGAACCGCCGACCTCTTCCGTGTCAAGGAAGCGCTCTCCCACTGAGCTACGTGCCTTCACGCGCGAGGTATTGAATTGGGTGTGTGCAAAGTTCGCAAGCAATTCCGCACGCTAACTCATCTGTCGCATCCGAGCAACCAACCCGCGCCGCCGGGCACTGGCTGAATTAAGCCACTCGATGCGGGAAATTAAGACACCGATTATTCGCGCGCGGGCGCGGGCGGCATCGGCTCCAACTTTTTCGCGCGTTCACGTTGCTGACTCCAGCGCAGATAAATTGTCGTCGCCGCGAACGAAGCCAGATCGGCTAACAAGACTGTGAATCCGGCTATGCTTTTGTCTAGAGCCAATAATCCTAGACCTCCGATCAACGCAATCGAGCACAGAATAAAACCATATCGCATACCCGCCTTTTGACTTGCGACATTAGAATCGATGACCGTTTTTTCAAGATATTGGCGATGATGCGCCTGAGCCTCGGCCATGGCGACAATTCGCTCAGCGCAGCCAGGGAATATTTCGTTGTACCGTCTTAGAACTTCGGGCGAGGGCAGGGGGGGCCGGAGAAAAAATCGAGTTGTGCACGGAAGCCTATGGCTGCGGTTTTGGGTGCCGCGACCGGAGTAGGCTGAACCTCATCAGGGTCAGCCACGATTGCTACGCGACCTTGCTATCAAACAAGTTGCGCTGCCTCATTTCTCTATCGGTATCATAGGCCCAAAACGCATCGCGAAGGTCTTGTCCTGTAATTCGCCAATCAGAATATGTGGCGCGCGCGTCGGCCTCCTCTGGAGTCCGGCTCACGTTGTAAAAATCCAATTGGCAAAATAGATCGAAGAGGCGAGCAATTCCTGATAGGAAGCTCGGAGAGGCAAAAAGAAACCCCGTCTGCACGTCTTTGGTTTCTCCCATACCCTAATTTATAAGGCGTCGAGAGAACGGCCGCAAGCCATATGCAGATTTGACTGAACCCTCTCGTTCTGCTCATCGAGGTTTGCTCACTTTTCCGCCCGGAATTACGCGCAATTTGAGCGGTTGGTATCCGGCTCTGAGCGTCGATTGCGGAGTCCGATCCGGCAACGGCGCGCGATGGCCGGTTTTGAAATGCAGAGTGGCCTATTTTGGTTTGAGCCGGGGGTCGTCGGTCGCGATGCATCGCGCAGCAAGCCAAGTCATGTACGCCGCTTGGTCAAGATACACACGCTTGCCGGTTGGAATGTTCCGATTGGCTTGCGATAGGTAAGATTGTCCCTTATCCTTCAACCGCTTCAGGGAAGTTTCGCATTTATCACGGGAATCGTAAGTACTAGATACTCGCCATTCTGACAAAGCGGTCTCCGTACACGAACGACCATTATACGCGCTGAAACAACTGTCCATTTGGGGCATCATCAGGGACCAGCCCACAAGCGCGAGTGCGGCAGCGTGGCCTCGTTTCATTTTTCTAACTTTATAGAGCTTGTCCACCGTCCGCAGAAACACGCGCGCCCATAAATCATGTTCGTCGCGCGTCCATTCTCCGCTCGCTGGTAATTTCCAGCCCTTGATGGCTTAGTTCAGCCAGTACCCGCCCGGTGGCGCGATCGGGCCCGCTGTGCGGATTGCCTTACAACAATGCGCCGCGGAAGGGTTCATCGCGCGGCGGCGGATACTGCAGCAGATTGATCGCCCACTTGCGGGCCTGCCGCAGCGCTTCTTCCGCGCGCTTGAAGATGCGCTCCCGATACATCACGCTCCAGACGTACGCGTCCACCGACGGCTCGTCTCCCAGCGTGACGTCCAGCATCCAGTCTTCGAGCTGCGGACCGCAGATCAGCAATCGCACTACGCGTCCGTGATCGATCACGATTCCGCGCGCCTCGCGCGGGATTCTGAACTCGTCCTTGATTCGCTTGATCACGTTCGGCGGGCAATGCTGCTCGGTCATCGCGACGTAAGCCCAGTCGCCCTGAGGCGGATTCGCCTCACGCGCGATGCGCAGATTATTGTCGGTCAGATCTTCCTTGGCGCGGTCCTGATCGTAATCGCGCGCGACCTGGTAAAAAGCCATCGCGACCGGCAACTGCGGCAACTCGGTCTCGGACTTGGCCTTCTTCGGGCGCTTGACGGTGGTTTCGACCCACCATCGATTTTCGACGGTCGGCTTTTGCGCCATCAGGCTGCCCGCCGCGATTTGCGCGAATTTCCGCGCGTGCTCGTCTTCGCTTTGCGCGACGCCGCGATCAGCATGCGCCGCCGGCGCGAGCGCGTCGCAGCACGCCGCGCCTCGACCGTCGCCGCGCGGCTCCGCGATCGCGAAACTGCCCTGCGCGCCGCGGTGCGAAGGCCCGTCACCATCCTGCGTGAAAAAATATCCGCCTTGCGCTCGGCGTCGGTCCAGAAAAGGTAATGGCCCATCTCATGGTAGATCATCTGGATCCAGAGCCGCTCGCTGAAGTAAACGCGGCCGCGTTTCCAGTTCTCCGGATGCACCAAATGGATGCGCCCGTCCTCGTAGGTGCGGCCCGCGGTTTTTCCCCAATCGATATACTCGAACCATTCGATACGCGGGCGCCGCACGTTGAAATACTTGCACAGCGCCGAGATCGCCCGGTTGAACATCGGGTTGCGATGGGCGCGAAAAAATTCGGCGAGATTGCGATCAATTTCGCGCCGGTGAACGAGAGGAGGAACGATCATCCGCACTAAATGGCGACCTCCGAGTGACGATGATCGGATGATACGGATGGGTCGTGGCGACAGTCAAACCGTACCATCAAAAGCCGCAAATATACCTGTGTTTTATGCCGTGACTCGCCTCGAAAATGCTGACAAATCGATACCTTAATCAGGTTGTCAGCCAAGCGCACCCGATTCCTTGAGCCGCGCGATTTCATCCCAGCTTAGCCCCGCTTCGAGTGCGACCTCCTCGGTATGCTGCCCCAATTCCGGAGCGCCGCGATGCGCCCGCGGTTCTGCGCCGCCGAACTCGATTGGACTGTTCACCACGCGGCATCCGGGAATCTGCGGATGCTCAACTTGGGCGAACGCGCCGATCGCGTGTGCCTGCGGATCGTCG belongs to Candidatus Binatus sp. and includes:
- a CDS encoding enoyl-CoA hydratase-related protein; its protein translation is MDLKFIKYEKRNHIAYITLNRPERMNALHPPCHIEMDGVWDDFMADKAMWVAIITGAGEKAFSAGNDLRWTAENRGIVTDALRGKGGFAGITARYDITKPIIAAVNGFALGGGFEIALACDIIIAAEHARFGLPEPRVGLMAGAGGVHRLPRHIPLKIAMGMMLTGKHVTAEEAHRWGVVNEVVAMKDLIPTAERWASEIMECSPLSVRASKEAAMNGLGMTTEAAIAKHYDLSTKLFRSKDAVEGPLAFSEKRKPNWTGE
- a CDS encoding MerR family transcriptional regulator — encoded protein: MKIGEAAKILGVETFVLRFWETQFQFLKPKHTRTKHRFYQERDLQVLRLIKRLLHDEGFTIAGANKHIREAGLDELLAGKSKMLAAAQKASQQSSSAHQAPALDGSARRVLNEVREDLKTIKKLLED
- a CDS encoding integration host factor subunit alpha; amino-acid sequence: MTKADLVDLIYERVGSSKKEACEVVDAVFAIIRDSLRQGQKVKVSGFGTFVVNQKHARKGRNPQTGQPITIVSRRVLTFKPSQVLKDRVNNGTKNKS
- the pheT gene encoding phenylalanine--tRNA ligase subunit beta, which produces MKLPLSWLKDFVNLDASADEIARRLSFAGLVVENIERLAPGFAGVFAAKVLHVEKHPNADRLNLCEVDAGEKGKFKVVCGAPNVKAGMVAPLALVGARLGKEPPLEAATIRGVQSEGMLCSERELGLSQDHAGILALSADAPIGADVSNYLHLDDTILDVEITPNRGDCLSILGLAREVSALFGVKLRAPKLRATHSPASPDAAQISVTIDAIDLCPRYAALAMSNIKLGPSPAWLRRRLELSGMRALNNVVDATNYVMLELGQPLHAFDWTKIADGRIVVRRAGATRAFTTLDNVARTLESDDLLIADSEKPLAIAGVMGGLNSEVGEATETILLESAYFEPMTIARTARRLGLRSEASYRFERGIDRAGQVAALIRVAELIRRIAGGRESSIIADFEPRKAEPREIILDLNAMEALLGVATPAATAKSRLKSLGAQVTTRSKSTLAVIPPSFRSDLNEQADLVEEVARLSGLEDIPAAMPARIAKLANVNPEREFIKGTREVMLGCGLTEATTLAFTAPVENQRFPGAQSSAAPVKVTNPLSAELSELRLSLAAGLVTALRFNLNREANSFHAFEIGKTFAMEGDLPLEQNRLAAISYGTYALAAIGEHGVKAGFFSMKGVLETYLDAIGIASRVAFRPVADGEAPFLHPGRGAIVMLDGEAVGLIGELHPAEAMRLDLNDPCALFELDLAQLISYGFWPRKTIEAPPRFPAIRRDLALVLDRNFPADVIVRTIRECGSSLLESVEVFDVYEGTAVAAGRKSIALACRYRAKDRTLTDEEVNRVHALLVEQAQARLGAELRQ
- a CDS encoding phenylalanine--tRNA ligase subunit alpha produces the protein MKEQLEEIRRRAMSELGDDAGEAEVDAVRVRVLGRSGELTEIMRRMREVPNEERPAIGQLVNQIKREVEARVEALGEKLKAATLEKSLNEKRYDVTLPGMRIARGRIHPVTDILEKMLKIFESLGFEVEMTQDIEDDFHNFEALNFKEHHPARDMQDTFYVEGGMLLRTHTSNGQIRVMEKRRPPLAIVCPGKCYRRDDLSVRAAPMFTQIEGFMVDKIGRVTMAHLKGVLTEFAQAFFGAAAVRFRASYFPFTEPSAELDIHCLLCDGAGCPVCKHSGWTEVLGCGMIHPNVLRAVGYDAAEYQGFAFGMGVERTGLLKLGVDDMRLFFENDLRFLAQFPALSGGAR
- the rplT gene encoding 50S ribosomal protein L20 codes for the protein MPRVKGGPQGRRRHKRQLKLASGFVGGRKLYKQARSTLEKGLTYAYRDRKQKKREFRALWIARINALARENGISYSALIDGLKKAGVDVDRKMLAALAIERDGLFTELVRAAKSALGSAAA
- the rpmI gene encoding 50S ribosomal protein L35, with protein sequence MPKIRTSRTAAKRFTVSKSGKVKFKHAYARHMFTSKDPKQKARLRKTGILGKADAAKVRAMMPYA
- the infC gene encoding translation initiation factor IF-3; this encodes MNNQIRAQEVRVIDADGTQVGILPLRDAIKVAEGRGLDLVEVSATAVPPVCRVTDFDKYRYAQKKKTHDSKKHTVTMIKEVKMGSATGQHDVDFKVKHIKRFVEEGHRVKLSVSFRGRAITHPELGRALIERIIGQVTDIAQAEGTPRMEGRSMSVLLTPR